One Keratinibaculum paraultunense genomic window carries:
- a CDS encoding chemotaxis protein CheA, with protein sequence MDLDFNQYIDIFVEETKEHLQLMNESLLELEKDINNKALIDEIFRVAHTLKGMAGTMGFTNISNLTHEMENVFQEIRNNTIELNENIIDLIFECFDALDYSVNFIAENGEEDEESYDDLINRLQAIINKDKNKESINKSDKSNIQNEAYLNQYTIKAIKEAKEKGLNSYKITINLNPQCMLKSARAFIVFNTLESIGDIIYSNPPVEDIEDEKFDLSFTVVLISNVDKEKIQKEIENISEIDDVNIVEIDYEYLSKQKEDKQLKQLDEYTLNIIEEAKEKGLNSYKITINLNPQCMLKSARAFIVFNTLEPMGDIIYSNPPVEDIEDEKFDLSFEVIFITKANKDEIKKALEGIAEVDNVSIVLMEHADRNREKESKITKKDTERKSSTSTSNSKDKKSNIIKREKRIGKTVRVDIDRLDNLMNLVSELIIIKTRMDDLSESSNKENMIEAIEYLERITTSLHDAVMKVRMVPVERVFNRFPRMVRDLSKELNKEIKLQMLGEETEVDRTVIDEIGDPLIHIIRNSIDHGIEMPEERIKLGKPKEGTVILKAYPDGNNVVIEVIDDGRGIDSNKIKDKAIQKGIITEQEGEMLSEEEILALLFTPGFSTSEKVSDISGRGVGLDVVKSKIESINGSVEIETKINVGTKFIIRIPLTLAIIQALLVKLNDEIYAIPLSSITEITDINKEDIRNIQGQEIMLYRGKTIPVVRLNRILNINFNEDVDEYIAVVVHKGEKQAGLLVDSLIGQQEIVIKPMGKYLSNIKYISGATILGNGSISLILDTNSLI encoded by the coding sequence ATGGATTTAGATTTTAATCAATATATAGATATATTTGTAGAGGAAACTAAAGAACATCTACAACTTATGAATGAATCATTGTTAGAATTAGAAAAAGATATTAATAATAAAGCTTTAATTGATGAGATATTTAGAGTTGCCCATACATTAAAGGGTATGGCAGGAACTATGGGATTTACAAATATTTCAAATTTAACTCATGAGATGGAGAATGTGTTCCAAGAAATAAGAAATAATACCATAGAATTAAATGAAAATATAATTGATCTTATATTTGAGTGCTTTGATGCATTAGATTATTCTGTTAATTTTATAGCAGAAAATGGAGAAGAAGATGAAGAAAGTTATGATGATTTAATAAATAGATTGCAAGCCATAATAAATAAAGATAAAAATAAAGAATCTATAAATAAAAGTGATAAGTCCAATATTCAAAATGAAGCATATTTAAATCAATACACAATAAAAGCTATAAAAGAAGCGAAAGAGAAAGGTCTTAACTCTTATAAAATTACTATAAATTTAAATCCACAGTGTATGTTAAAATCAGCAAGAGCATTTATAGTATTTAATACATTAGAGTCTATAGGAGATATAATATATTCAAATCCTCCAGTGGAGGATATTGAAGATGAAAAATTTGATTTAAGTTTTACAGTTGTATTAATATCTAATGTTGACAAAGAAAAAATACAAAAAGAAATAGAAAATATTTCAGAAATTGATGATGTAAATATAGTTGAAATTGATTATGAATATCTATCTAAGCAAAAAGAAGATAAACAATTAAAACAATTAGATGAATATACTTTAAATATAATAGAAGAAGCGAAAGAGAAAGGTCTTAACTCTTATAAAATTACTATAAATTTAAATCCACAGTGTATGTTAAAATCAGCAAGAGCATTTATAGTATTTAATACATTAGAGCCTATGGGAGATATAATATATTCAAATCCTCCAGTGGAGGATATTGAAGACGAAAAATTTGATTTAAGTTTTGAGGTTATTTTTATAACAAAAGCAAATAAAGATGAGATAAAGAAAGCTTTAGAAGGTATAGCTGAAGTGGATAATGTAAGTATAGTTTTAATGGAACATGCTGATAGAAATAGGGAAAAGGAAAGCAAAATTACTAAAAAGGATACTGAACGAAAAAGTTCAACTTCAACTTCTAATTCTAAGGATAAAAAGTCAAATATAATAAAAAGAGAAAAAAGAATTGGAAAAACTGTTAGGGTAGATATTGATCGATTGGATAATTTAATGAATCTTGTGTCTGAGTTGATAATAATAAAAACCAGGATGGATGATTTAAGCGAATCTTCTAATAAAGAAAATATGATAGAAGCTATTGAATATTTAGAGAGAATAACTACAAGTCTTCATGATGCAGTAATGAAAGTTAGGATGGTGCCTGTAGAAAGAGTATTTAATAGATTTCCAAGAATGGTAAGAGATTTATCTAAAGAGCTAAATAAGGAAATAAAGCTTCAAATGTTGGGGGAAGAAACAGAGGTAGATAGGACAGTAATTGATGAAATAGGAGATCCTTTAATACATATAATTAGAAATTCTATTGATCATGGAATTGAAATGCCAGAAGAGAGGATAAAATTAGGAAAACCAAAAGAAGGAACTGTTATACTTAAAGCATATCCTGATGGTAATAATGTAGTAATTGAAGTTATTGATGATGGCAGAGGGATAGATTCGAATAAAATTAAAGATAAGGCTATACAAAAAGGGATTATTACTGAACAAGAAGGAGAAATGTTAAGTGAAGAAGAAATTTTAGCTTTATTATTTACTCCTGGATTTAGTACTTCTGAGAAAGTATCAGATATATCCGGAAGAGGTGTAGGTTTAGATGTAGTTAAAAGTAAGATAGAATCTATAAATGGTTCTGTTGAGATAGAAACAAAAATAAATGTTGGGACTAAATTTATAATTAGAATTCCTTTAACATTAGCAATTATACAAGCATTATTGGTAAAATTAAATGATGAAATATATGCTATACCATTAAGTTCTATAACTGAAATAACTGATATAAATAAAGAGGATATTAGAAACATACAAGGTCAAGAAATAATGTTATATAGAGGTAAAACTATACCGGTGGTAAGATTAAATCGAATTTTAAATATTAATTTTAATGAGGATGTGGATGAATATATAGCGGTAGTTGTGCATAAGGGAGAAAAACAAGCAGGATTATTAGTAGATAGTTTAATTGGACAACAAGAAATAGTTATAAAGCCTATGGGTAAATATTTATCAAATATAAAATATATATCAGGTGCTACTATATTAGGAAATGGAAGTATATCATTAATACTAGATACAAATTCATTGATATAA